In Cloacibacterium caeni, a single window of DNA contains:
- a CDS encoding HlyD family secretion protein has product MENQTKNKKSPVFGIILTIVIVVGAIYGYKKWSYSNAHEETDDAQIASNVSPVISKISGYVAEVRVKDNQFVKKGDTLIILENKDQLMTLQQAEAALGTAKSNLNTAQAGTAAANKSISTSNAAVATANAQIEAAKVNVWKTTQDLKRYENLVKDHSITQQQYDQVLAAKQAADKQLQILVEQRNQAAQQTGYVSSQSEATSQQIGVASSMIKQREVDVQNAKLNLSYTVITAKQDGYVSKIPVQVGQFLQAGAQLFSIVLNNDKWIVANFKETQLNKMVEGQKVEIKIDAFPDDEFEGVVSSISPATGSTFSLLPPDNASGNFVKVVQRVPVKITFKDLKPEVAKKLRAGMNVLVDVEVK; this is encoded by the coding sequence ATGGAAAATCAAACAAAAAATAAAAAAAGTCCAGTTTTTGGGATTATTTTAACCATCGTTATTGTGGTAGGTGCTATTTATGGTTACAAAAAATGGTCTTATAGCAATGCTCACGAAGAAACAGATGATGCACAAATTGCATCTAATGTAAGTCCTGTGATTTCTAAAATTTCTGGTTATGTAGCAGAAGTAAGAGTAAAAGACAATCAGTTTGTGAAAAAAGGTGATACCTTAATTATCCTTGAAAACAAAGACCAATTAATGACTTTACAACAAGCTGAAGCTGCGCTAGGAACTGCTAAAAGCAATCTAAATACCGCTCAAGCTGGTACGGCAGCAGCAAATAAAAGCATCAGTACATCAAACGCAGCAGTGGCTACTGCAAATGCACAAATTGAAGCAGCGAAAGTAAACGTTTGGAAAACTACCCAAGATTTGAAACGTTATGAAAATCTAGTGAAAGACCATTCCATTACGCAACAACAATATGACCAAGTTTTGGCAGCGAAACAAGCAGCAGATAAGCAATTGCAAATTTTGGTAGAACAAAGAAATCAAGCGGCTCAGCAAACAGGTTATGTGTCTTCTCAATCAGAAGCAACTTCTCAACAAATTGGCGTAGCAAGTTCTATGATTAAACAAAGAGAAGTAGATGTACAAAATGCTAAATTAAATCTTTCTTATACTGTAATTACTGCTAAACAAGATGGTTATGTTTCTAAAATTCCAGTACAGGTAGGTCAGTTTTTACAAGCAGGAGCACAGTTATTCAGCATTGTTTTAAATAATGACAAATGGATTGTGGCAAATTTTAAAGAAACACAATTAAACAAAATGGTAGAAGGTCAAAAAGTAGAAATTAAAATAGATGCATTCCCAGATGATGAGTTCGAAGGAGTGGTAAGTTCTATTTCGCCAGCTACTGGTTCTACTTTTTCTCTACTTCCTCCAGATAATGCAAGTGGAAACTTCGTAAAAGTAGTTCAAAGAGTTCCTGTGAAAATCACTTTTAAGGATTTAAAACCTGAAGTTGCCAAAAAATTAAGAGCTGGAATGAATGTATTAGTAGACGTAGAAGTAAAATAG
- a CDS encoding TolC family protein yields the protein MNKKIRNIFGILLFSMSISQISSQETRAISLNEAVKLGIENSKNLKIDAAKIEESTAQLLEAKNNQLPSLKLGATYLHLFSPNVNLKTESAGAANSLKINDVMYASANLSYPIYAGGRIKYGIQSAEYLVEASKLSAENDKEAIAYNISQAYNSLFKASQIIKVLEENLSASQKRDETFLKLENNGLMARNDRLKAQLQTSNIELQLLDAQNNYSIANINMDLLLGLPETTILKVDEDYINEISENQPVSYYLSQALQHRKDLQALDYQRKAANLGTKAAKAENLPSLAITGGYVAADIPGFVTITNAINIGLGVSYNLDNLWKKNSSLLKSQAREKQLEANNELLNDHIKIEINKDFQNSNLAKKKIEVYERALEQATENYRITKNKYDNGLANITDLLEADAALVGAKVNVINSRADAALAYKKLLQTSGILNQ from the coding sequence ATGAACAAAAAAATTAGAAACATCTTTGGGATTTTACTTTTTAGCATGAGTATTTCCCAGATTTCGAGCCAAGAAACGAGAGCGATTTCTCTGAATGAAGCGGTAAAACTCGGAATCGAAAATAGTAAAAATCTAAAAATAGATGCTGCTAAAATAGAAGAAAGTACAGCGCAATTGCTGGAAGCAAAGAACAATCAGCTTCCTAGCCTGAAATTGGGAGCTACTTATTTACATCTTTTCAGCCCAAATGTTAATCTTAAAACAGAAAGTGCGGGTGCTGCAAATAGTTTGAAAATTAATGATGTAATGTACGCTTCTGCCAATCTTTCTTATCCTATTTATGCAGGTGGAAGAATAAAATACGGAATTCAGTCTGCTGAATATTTGGTAGAAGCTTCTAAATTATCTGCAGAAAATGACAAGGAAGCCATTGCTTATAATATTTCTCAGGCTTACAATAGTTTGTTCAAAGCATCTCAAATCATCAAGGTTTTAGAAGAAAATCTTTCGGCTTCACAGAAAAGAGACGAAACATTTTTGAAATTAGAAAATAACGGTTTGATGGCAAGAAATGACCGATTGAAAGCTCAGTTGCAAACGTCTAATATTGAACTTCAGCTTTTAGATGCACAAAATAATTACAGCATTGCCAATATTAATATGGACTTGCTTTTAGGTTTACCCGAAACTACAATTCTAAAAGTAGATGAAGATTACATTAATGAAATTTCTGAAAATCAGCCTGTTTCTTATTACTTAAGTCAAGCGTTACAACACAGAAAAGATTTACAAGCACTCGATTATCAGAGAAAAGCAGCAAACTTAGGAACCAAAGCTGCAAAAGCTGAAAATTTACCAAGTTTGGCAATTACAGGTGGTTATGTTGCGGCAGATATTCCAGGATTTGTAACCATTACTAATGCAATTAATATAGGATTGGGTGTTTCTTATAACTTAGACAATCTTTGGAAGAAAAATTCTTCTTTGCTGAAATCTCAAGCCAGAGAAAAGCAATTAGAAGCCAATAACGAACTTCTGAATGACCATATAAAAATAGAAATCAATAAGGATTTCCAGAATTCTAATTTGGCCAAAAAGAAAATAGAAGTTTATGAGCGAGCATTAGAACAAGCGACAGAAAATTACAGAATTACCAAAAATAAATATGATAATGGCTTAGCAAATATTACCGATTTGCTAGAAGCAGATGCAGCTTTGGTAGGTGCTAAAGTAAATGTAATCAATTCTAGAGCAGATGCAGCATTAGCATACAAAAAACTATTACAAACCTCAGGAATTCTTAATCAATAA
- a CDS encoding TetR/AcrR family transcriptional regulator has protein sequence MEHSTDKKILYTAEKLFAEKGFDATSTRDIAKSAGVNVSMISYYFGSKEKLFEEIFKVRMKEGQSFAYEILENPQLNEWEKLIKIIGNYINRVKTLPEFYSILQSVYNINNSGNEQILSFLRTSKIGYIKIYQRILEEGCESGVFTKKPDLFFLHSVIVGTVFYSKQGMNLYRELSGNQSDEYYNIYYDNLTQNLTILLKDLLGYEQKN, from the coding sequence ATGGAACATTCTACGGATAAAAAAATTCTCTATACTGCAGAAAAACTGTTTGCAGAAAAGGGTTTTGACGCTACTTCTACCAGAGATATTGCAAAATCTGCAGGAGTAAATGTCTCGATGATTTCTTATTATTTCGGGTCAAAAGAAAAACTTTTCGAGGAAATTTTTAAAGTGAGAATGAAAGAAGGACAATCTTTTGCCTATGAAATTTTAGAAAATCCGCAGCTCAATGAATGGGAAAAACTTATTAAAATTATAGGAAATTACATTAATCGTGTGAAGACTTTGCCAGAATTTTATTCTATTCTTCAATCGGTTTATAATATCAATAATAGCGGAAACGAACAGATTTTAAGTTTTCTAAGAACTTCTAAAATAGGTTATATCAAAATTTACCAAAGAATTCTAGAAGAAGGTTGCGAAAGTGGTGTTTTTACCAAAAAGCCGGATTTGTTTTTTCTCCATTCTGTGATTGTAGGAACAGTTTTTTATTCTAAACAAGGCATGAATTTGTATAGAGAACTTTCTGGAAATCAATCAGATGAATATTATAATATTTATTACGACAATCTTACCCAAAATTTAACCATATTATTAAAAGACCTTTTAGGTTATGAACAAAAAAATTAG
- a CDS encoding IS3 family transposase (programmed frameshift) → MGKSKYSVDFKLKAIKRYHKGDIGTDDLGKRIGVCGSLVRKWIKFYELYGVSGLVRLSNTHYTKDFKLKILSVIEKENLSLKEASRRFNIPAESSILSWQRNYKKNGILGLENRPRGRPKTMSNYKRKKKKTGKPLTREEELLERIYYLEAENAILKKFRSLNSGKEKSKAIEELRQDFDLAVLLNCTSMARSSFYYYRKRFQMKDKYAEIKEMIKQIYHRHKGRLGYRRITLLLKEKGILINHKTVLRLMKILGLKSIIRVKKYKSYKGEQGKIAPNVLQRNFKSDTPNQKWATDVTEFNVSGNKLYLSPIIDLFNGEIVSFDLSERPVFSQIIRMLKKSFRKVKSTQNIILHSDQGWQYQMKHYQNLLKEKGIIQSMSRKGNCLDNAVIENFFGTIKSEMFYARKFGSIQELKMEIVKYIHYYNNDRIRLNLKGKSPVQYRTLSFENIV, encoded by the exons ATGGGGAAAAGTAAATATTCAGTAGACTTTAAATTAAAAGCTATAAAGAGATATCACAAAGGGGATATTGGAACAGACGATTTAGGAAAACGCATTGGAGTTTGTGGTTCCTTGGTTCGTAAATGGATAAAATTTTATGAACTTTATGGAGTTTCAGGACTTGTTCGGCTTTCCAATACGCATTACACAAAAGATTTTAAATTAAAGATTTTATCAGTAATTGAGAAAGAGAATTTAAGTTTAAAAGAAGCGTCGAGAAGGTTTAATATTCCTGCGGAGTCCAGTATTCTTAGTTGGCAGCGTAATTATAAAAAAAATGGTATTTTAGGTTTAGAAAACAGACCCAGAGGAAGACCTAAAACCATGAGTAATTACAAGCGAAAAAAAAAGAAAACAGGCAAACCCTTAACAAGGGAGGAAGAACTGTTGGAGAGGATTTATTATTTAGAAGCCGAGAACGCCATTTTAAAAAAGT TTAGAAGCCTTAATTCAGGAAAGGAAAAATCCAAAGCCATCGAAGAGTTAAGGCAGGACTTTGATTTAGCAGTACTGCTGAATTGTACATCGATGGCAAGAAGCAGTTTTTATTACTATCGAAAACGCTTTCAAATGAAAGATAAATATGCGGAAATAAAAGAAATGATTAAGCAGATTTATCATCGTCACAAAGGAAGGTTGGGCTATAGAAGAATTACTTTGCTTTTGAAAGAAAAAGGAATTTTGATTAATCACAAAACTGTTTTACGACTTATGAAAATATTAGGTTTAAAGAGTATTATCCGAGTGAAGAAATATAAATCTTACAAGGGAGAGCAAGGGAAAATTGCGCCCAATGTTCTACAGAGGAATTTCAAATCGGACACTCCTAATCAGAAATGGGCAACCGATGTTACAGAGTTTAATGTATCGGGTAATAAACTTTATCTATCTCCAATCATCGATTTATTTAATGGTGAAATTGTCAGTTTTGACTTATCTGAAAGACCTGTGTTTAGCCAAATCATCAGAATGCTAAAGAAATCATTCAGAAAAGTAAAATCTACACAAAACATCATTCTACATTCTGATCAAGGTTGGCAATATCAAATGAAACATTACCAAAACTTGTTAAAAGAAAAAGGTATTATTCAAAGTATGTCCCGAAAAGGAAACTGTTTGGACAATGCGGTGATAGAAAACTTTTTTGGAACGATAAAATCAGAAATGTTTTATGCCAGAAAGTTTGGTTCCATTCAGGAACTTAAGATGGAAATAGTGAAGTACATTCACTATTACAACAATGATAGAATAAGACTCAATCTCAAAGGAAAGAGTCCGGTACAGTACCGAACTCTTTCCTTTGAAAATATTGTTTAA